CTGCGGGCCCAGAGGCTTGACTTCAATGACGCTCCCGGCGGCGGCCATATCCAGGGCCGTAGAATAGGTCCGCACGAGCAGCGTGCGGAATTCCTTTACCAGCGCCTTCTGCTGCTCTTCGGTGGCAGGCGCCCAATATTTTCCCGCCGCGATTTTGGTCATGTGCTCGAAATTGAAGTTGGGCAGCAACAACGCGATAACTTCATCCTTGGGCGCCGTTTTGATTATCTTCAGCACTTCATCGGTCATGGTCCTGACCATCACATCAGGCGCGACTTTTTCCGGCGCACCCGGGAGGGGCGCGGAAACATCTTTGGTCATCCCGCCTGCCGCCGTCAGTTCCGCCAACGCTGATCTTTCACCGGACCAGGCCAGCTGGGCCGAAAGCATACCCGCGACAAACAACGCTGTAACATATTTCATGTGTTTTCTCCTTGAATGCCTCATTGCGCTCTTTCTGAATTCGTACACCTAACTATACCAATCATTATCCGTTTCGCAGAAGAGGCAAAAGGCCTATTAAGTCAAAGGGAAAAGACCCAGTAAAAGAGACAGCTAAGGCCTATATCTCCATGGGCCCTTTTAAGGATAATTAAGGGCCTTTATTCACTTCTCGACCATTAGGGAAACAGACTAGAATATTGTACGGGCGATTAAGTAAAAGATTTCCAAGGAGTGAATAATGACCAACCTGGTGAAGCGCTTCGGCATC
This is a stretch of genomic DNA from Elusimicrobiota bacterium. It encodes these proteins:
- a CDS encoding ABC transporter substrate-binding protein; translated protein: MKYVTALFVAGMLSAQLAWSGERSALAELTAAGGMTKDVSAPLPGAPEKVAPDVMVRTMTDEVLKIIKTAPKDEVIALLLPNFNFEHMTKIAAGKYWAPATEEQQKALVKEFRTLLVRTYSTALDMAAAGSVIEVKPLGPQPATGEALVKTVARQPGQPPITIDYRMESAGETWQVFDVIIDGVSLVTNYRSQFASVIAKSGVDGLIKLLAEKNSKQ